Genomic window (Capsicum annuum cultivar UCD-10X-F1 chromosome 10, UCD10Xv1.1, whole genome shotgun sequence):
CAAAGCTTGGCTTTCAGCAATGATCCCTTACACTCAAActccttcttcgagtaaccatctaCCTATATTTAGGctcaattttagttctttaaacattATGCTTTATGTACAAAATCTTTGATACTTAATATGTTAAGGGAATGTCATCACAGGGTATCGTTATAACTAGACTTACAAGTCATTCATATCGTATCCATTTCACAGCTCATCtcattcaaaacatataattCTTCTCTTTAAATGAAAAGAGTATTTTTATAGTATgaaaactccctctcatcatatcATAAACTATGCCAAACACCATGATGTTAAGGAACTTACTTTCAAAACTTAGTTCATACATTCAAAATCACTCACAATACAAATAGACACTATGTTTtgtaacaagagagggaattcattgttcatgctctcaattaaacttttcaaaactatAAACGTATAAACATAAGGGGCTATAATTCAATTTCCACGAAAAAGAGTTtaatacaatatataaatatatatatatatatatatatatatatatatgtatactttcatcaaaatgatTTCATGATATGGTTTTGAATCAACATTCAAACCCTTAGTTTGCAACATTATTATAAACCCTTACATttgataaaatgataaaatccatgtCCATGAAGTTTAAGGATAGTCCTACATACCTTATATTGTTTATTTGAAGattggaaccctaatcttgactcttttcttgaaatcttgaacttagagaGAAATTGAGTAATTTTAGGCATATAATACCCTAATGATGAGTTAATATACTGTTATCATGATTTGGGGCTATAGGAAAAAGATGAAACTGctcttcaaaatttaaatttgcaatgaaaacccattttgggacCTCACCGTGATGCGCCAAGTGGCCCATTGATATTGGCACTGCGACACGGTGCAATCGCGGTGACCTACTATTTTCAATATCCAAACACATCCCAAACCTcattttaaaaatccaaaacttttctgATACATCCCTTTTAAACCCCTgagcatgaatcaactcaaaaatctacgcCTCAGGGTTgggaagatcaatttaaaaattattgaagttAAGGGATCAAAAACATGACTATGTTTTTTTATCACTTAAAAAATTTCAGGTTGTAAGTTTGCTATGCATGCTACTAAGAGTGGTATTAAGTTGAGAATTCTagggggtgttacattatcccccctagGATCATTCTTCATCGAATGAGGACTTAGAACACATATAAGAACGATCTCCAGAACattaaggaaaaagaaagagagtagTATATTATTTGTACCTTCAATATCATCATCCATGGTTTCAAAGAGTGTCGAATACCTTGCACACATGTCCTCCtccgactcccaagtagctttctcagcTTTTGATTCTTCCATAATACATTAACCGAAGCTATCTCCTTACTTCTTAACTTCTGAACTTGGTGATCCAAAATGGCAAAGGGTTCTTCTTCATATAACAGAGAGTCTCTCACTTTGACCTCCTCTATAGGCAACACCAGGGAATGATCTCCAATTCACTTTTTCAACATAcatacatgaaatactggatgaatatAAGTCAGACTCGCgagcaaatctaactcataagtaacCCTACTAAcccttctcacaatctgatattGTCCAATATAACGAGGAttaagcttttctttcttttcgaaTCACATGACTCTcttcataggggagacctttagaaatacccaatcatcaacctcGAACTCCAACGCTATCCTTCTAACATCATCATAGGACTTTTTGCGACTCTAAGCTATCTTAAGTCGCTCCCTAATGATCTTCACCTTCTctatcgcctgatgaacaaggtcaGGCCTAAATAACtgggtttcacccacttcataccacctaaTTAAATACCAACATATACTCCCATAAAGTGTTTTAAAAGGAGCCATCTGTATGctggaatagtagctattattgtaggcaaattctatcagcgacaaatgatccacccaactacccttaaagtcaatcacggaaaccctcaacatatcttctaatgtaTAAATGATGTGTTCTTCTTGCCTATACGTTTGAGGGTGAAAGGTGGTACTAAGGTTTACCTGGGTGTCTTAATCCCTCTGTAAAGACCGCCAAAACTAtgaagagaattgtgtacctcgatCAAATATAATAGACACATGAGCGCCATGCGACCGAACTATCTCCCGAATATATAGCTTAGAATAATCATCCCCCAAATAATTCATCCGCCCTGGAAGAAAATGAGCAAACTTGGTTATCCTGTCcataatcacccaaatagagtcatactgGTTTTAGGATTTCAGAAGTACTGTAATGAAGTCCaagttgatcatctcccacttccacataggtagAGCTATCTATTGGGAAGTGCCACCTGGCCTCAAatattcaaccttaacttgttgacttttcaaacacttagccacaaagttggcaACACCTCTTTTCATATTATTGCACCAGTAAATAGCCTTAAGGTTAGGATACATTTTTGTAAAGCCAGGGTATACAACATACCTGGAATTGTGAACTTCATCAAGAATTATTTCTCGCAACTCATCTATATTCGGCAgacatagcctaccttgatacctcaaaatcccatcaccgTTAAtttcaaacaccattaccttttgttgaccaacatctttCTTAATCTACATCAGAATGGGCTCTAAATTATGGGTGGGATGATTCTTTTCATGCACCTTTAAATGcatagatgcataagccaccacctttcTATGCTGCATAAGCACACACCCAAATCCCtcctgggatgcatcacaatatataaCAAAGCCCTTTGTACCCTCAGAAAGCGTCAAAACTGGTGCGGTAGTCAACTTTTCATTCAGTttctcaaagctattctcacaagtgtttggccataagaattttacctttttctgagtcaatctagtaaGTGGAGAAACTATAGAGGAAAAACTCCCtacaaattttttataatatcctgccaaacccaagaagctctggatgtcggttggagtcgtgggtctgggtcATTTTCTCACCGCCTCAACTTTTTGGGGTTTAatcttaatcccctcactagaaatgatGTGCCCCAGGAAATCAATAGCACTAGATAGAATtaacacttggaaaactttgcatataactcAAGATCTTTGAGGGTTTGAAGGGTGATTTAGAGGTGATTAGCACactcctcctcactcttagagtagaccaaaatatcatcgatgaagactataatgaacagatctagaaattgatggaacaccctatttattaggtccataaaagttgcggggGCATTAGTTAGtctgaaggacataactaagaattcatagtggCCATATtaggttcagaaagctattttgggaatatcaacctccctaaccTTCAGCTAATGGTActccaaatgaaggtctatcttagagaaatattttgcaccctaaagttggtcaaaaagatcatcaattctaggaagagggtatttatttttaactgtgactttatttagctgatggtaatcaatacacatatggagggaaccatctttcttatgcataaagagtacaggtgcaccccaaggagagactctaggatgaataaagcctttgtcaagaagatctttcagctattcttttaagtttttcaattttataGGAGCATTTCTGTATGGCGTGATAGAAATAGGCCGGGTTTCCAACAACAAATAAATGCCAAAATTTTTCtctctatcaggtggtatcccaaggAAATCATCGAGAAAGACTTATGGGAATTTATTAACTATGGGATTAGATTGGAGGAAAGGACTTTCAGTACTAGAAGCTTTGACTCAAACAATGTGGTACAAATACCCCTTTGATATAAGTTTACAgtctttgagataagatatgaacttccccctaggtgctaaagaatacccctcccactTTATCACTAATTCATTTGGAAAGAAGAAAGTGACTTTTGGGGTTCTACAGTCTCatgtggcataacacgaatggagccaatctattctaaaaatagcatcaaagtcaatcatatcaagATCTACAAGATCTGCCACAATATCATAATGATAGACAGacacaataaaatttttatacacctcctagccacaatagagtcaccaacaaaagtggaaatagagaaaggctGTGGAATATTTTcaggctcaaaaccaaaactaaccgCAACataagggtcacataagacaaagtagacccaggatcaagtaacacatacacatcatgagagaaaatttaTAACATACCCGTAACAACATCTGGCGAAGCCTCTGCATCCTGGTGGTTAGATAAAGCATATAACTGGCTGCGATTGCCTCCGGTAGCTGAAGTAGCAACCTTGAGTGGGGGTGGGGCTGTGGAATTTTCTTGGGACTTAGTGCCTTCAACACTTCCTTTAACGGTAGGGCAGTCCCTCTTGAAATAACCTGACTGATCACAAGTATAACACACATGCTCACCATAGATACACCTTCCTGGATGGTTCTTCAAATACCGCAATAAGGATATAGTGTAAACAACTGGGTCGCCCTCCCCTGGGATTAAGTACCCTACACTCCTGATCCATTGTTAGGATGAAAATTCTAGAACCGCCGATCAACTGGAGGTTTGGGCACTGGGGTGCTAGATGAAGACTGAGCATAACTCCAAAACTTTTTTTTGACCACTATTACCCCAATAGCTACCTTGGTGCTGACCGTTATTCTGATATGTGGACCAAGCCCTCTtagcttttctttatttttccctTACCTTAGCCATCCTTTTCTTCTACTATTCAATCTGCTGCATATGAATGGACAACCTGGAGAAATCTATATCTTTATTAAGCATATCTTCCTTGTATTCCAACACCAGATCATTCGAGAGAccagatgcaaacttcctcatacgAACTTTCATATTACCCGCTAATTCTAGAGCATAATGGGATAGTTGGGTGAACTACAATGtatactctttaacactcattttcccttatttcaagttcataaattaGTCTGCCTTTACTTGCCTCAATTCTTGGGGAAATAAATAATCCAGGAAAGCTCTCACAAACTCACCCCAcacaaaaggctcaacatctctACCCTTCAAATtccccactcattataccattagttggctacatccttcaactggtaGGCTATCAACTtaaccccttcaacctcattcaTATGAATAAccctaaaaaaaatttccaattcatcaataaacccttggGGGTCCTCCTTAACCTTCATACCAGTAAATATAGGTGGGTTCAGTCTCATGAATTGACTAACTCATGTAATCTCAAATGAACCAGACATAGAACCTACATCTTCAGATCGACAGGCCTGAGAAACCACAAGCTGAGAAATCATATATATAGACTGTTGGAATTCAACATTAGAGATTCTCTCTGGGAAGGCTGAGTATGGTTAACTCCAGATCGAGGGGCCCTAGGTGGACTAGTTTGAGCTGGAGGGACCCCGGGAGTGGCAACAAACTCTGGGGCTCGAGCTCTATTATGGGTTTGCATCCCATGAGTAGGGCTAATATCCTAAGCTTGGGTATTCTATTCGTTGGATCTATGGGGAGGCATGATCAATCTGTGAAATATAGGAAGtcattgattagaggacattCATACTTTATAGCACAAACCAGAACATGAaataaagagagacattcctaaacataTAGTAGCTTCCccattataagtgtggcgctctacacacctataaaaggtACTCTACCCAATGTAATTTCATAGTCACCCAGGGACCATGAACTATGCTCTGACACCAAGTTTTTCATAAcccaaactgaggccctggcTACAATGAGCATCcagaaccatgaaggcccgagcgcccttttctatctggcaatcatgtacaccattcataaactataaagaaatgcaaaaaagaacacaacaaaaGGGAATCGTGGCCATTCTCTATTTTGAACTAATAAATACGAATACAAGTTCATAAATATTCAAGAACTTCTATCGCTAGTCTGCGAAATATCTgctaatatgaaaataaattctgTCTAAATactgggacaaggaccccagtcagaccatgaactaaaatcaaatgacATTATTCCATaaacaaggccttccaaaataaggtaGGCTCACCAACTGTAAACTTTTGACAaatcaatctactgcttagcgggactcCAGGACTAAGCCTCAGATCCCTAAAATATAGGGGTCCCTAAAATATAGGGGTTCAATATGATTGTACTAGTATGTGAAATAATCCAAAATAGCATTTTTATTACACAATATAAATGAGAGCATTTCGTAAAATATTacacaaaagataagtaaaacatatgggcataatttagagtttcaaaatactttcttgtaatcatgaCTCAACACTTTGTATTAATCTTGAGATAGATGGTACATCTTATATTTTTGTACCCACAGGCTAAATGGATCTGCCATTTACTCATCGGCCAAGCCCCCAAATCCAAGTTTGTCGCAAGGATTGGGGTCCTAATCACTATTCTAGTATACCAGTGCCTCGAGGGAAAGTATACAAGTCCATATCCAATCATATCACCCGAATCAGAAAAACTTgatttccagtgatgagcccttacactcaaatgccttttttgggtaaccatctacctTTTTTAGGCCCAATTCTAAATctttaaatatcataatttatgtaCAAACTCATTCAATGCTtaatatgttaagggcatgtcatcacaaggtatcatcatacccagacttataagtcattcatatcatatccATTTCACAACCCAtctcattcaaaatatgtaattcTTCTCTTTAAATGCAAAGAGTATTGTTATGGTAAGAAAAATCCCTCTTATCACATCATAAACCATGCCAAAAACTATGATGTTAAGGAATTCACTTTCAAACCTTAGTTCATGCATTCAAAATCACTCACAGTACAAATAGACACTAtgtttcataacaagagagggaattcattgttcatgctctcaattaaacttctcaaaattgtaaacgtataagaataaggggctataattcaatttccatgaaaaagagttcaatacaatatatatactttcatcaaaatgatTTCATGAAATGTTTTTTGAATCAATATTCAAACCCTTAGTTTGTAACATGATTATAAACCCTTACacttgataaaataataaaatccatgtcCATGGAGTTTAAGGATAGTGCCGCATACCTTATGTTGTTTAGTTTGTAGATTGGAACCCTAATATTAACTCTTTTATTAAAATCTTAAGCTTAGAggttgaattcttgatctttggggaagagTTAGGGTttagttcttgagagaaattttgtaattttggGCATATTGAGTTAATCTACTATTATCATGATTTGGGGCTATGGAAAAAAGATGAGGCTGCccttcaaaattcaaattcacaACTGAAACTAGTTTTGGGACCTCACCATGATGCACCAAGTGGTCCATCTCTATTGGCACCGTGATGCAGTGTAATTGTGGTGACCcactatttttgaaatccaaacacatcccaaacctcatccaaaTAATCTGAAACCTTTTCAAGACATATCTTTTACAcctctgaacatgaatcaactcaaaaatatacGTCTCGAGTAgagaatattaatttaaaaatcattaaagttAAGGGCTCAAAAATATCACTAAGTCTTTTatcacttagaaaatttcaagtTGTAAGTTCTCTATGCATGCTACTAAGAGTAGTATTAAGTTAAGAAtgctatggggtgttacaaaatgcTGAGAAGAATGTTGAACTAGTAATAGCTCGGGCTGCTCATGAGGCTGAGAGAGAAATCTTTCTTACCAGAATTGATTCTCTTCAGGCTAATCTTGGTCACGAATGAGCTAAAGATGTTAAAACTGTTCGCAGGTTGACCCAGTTGCTTCCTTCTGTTTCTTCCACCTCCACCAAATTTTAGAGCCCTAGGATTGTTTTTTATAGCTATTTTATCTtggtgtttttgaaaatattatatgTTATCATGTGTTAGTGGTCTCATGAAATGGCTTCTTTTGCTCTTTAACCTCAATATTTGTACACTTTTAtgtattctttgtctttctttcaTGTTCTTCTTGTCTTAATGATAGCCTCAGTGGCCATGGATTATTAGATGTCTATTTTTAGTCTTGGCTTATCTTGAACTATCTTTATGACGATGTCAAGAGGGGGAAGATGAGTTGTGCAAATGTTTATAACCTAATGACTAATTTGTTTCTTTCTAGTGCTTTCGCTTGACTAAGTGTTTCAGGGTGGTTGAATTAAGGTAGtggtttgtcatcattaaaaaggaGGAATTTGTTAGATCAATaatgttttgatgattgacatatgaatgaaaaatgttACTCCAGCTGGTTCAATTACATGAAGACAGGGTTCAGATCTCACTAGGAGGTACAGACATGTTCGCTTGAAGTCAAGAATGGATAAGCTCTTCTGATATATTCACAATATTGATCACGGGTGGCAAAGAGTTTGAGGACGAGTAAAACTCAACACTTGACGTTAAGTTATTGAAGGATTTCTACCT
Coding sequences:
- the LOC124887862 gene encoding uncharacterized protein LOC124887862; protein product: MDYDEYVKKMIKCGEWGDRVTLQAAADLYELAGNMKVRMRKFASGLSNDLVLEYKEDMLNKDIDFSRSVGYLIPGEGDPVVYTISLLRYLKNHPGRCIYGEHVCYTCDQSGYFKRDCPTVKGSVEGTKSQENSTAPPPLKVATSATGGNRSQLYALSNHQDAEASPDVVTGML